A segment of the Gossypium hirsutum isolate 1008001.06 chromosome D10, Gossypium_hirsutum_v2.1, whole genome shotgun sequence genome:
GCTAAGTGGCATTATTTGTCAGCTCTGGTGTAAGTAATTATTTCACTTTGAAAACCTTTCAACCTCATATTTTTACTGAAATCCACAAGAAAAGTCAAcaatttttatttctgtttccaAGCCAAAGGTTAAGtaggagagaaaaagaaacccaAAACTGATTCAATCCAACAAGATTTAATGgtgcttttataaaaaaaaaatattaactaaaacattaaataacaaTTCaggtaattttatattatatatcatctttaagaaattatttttcaattaatatttttattaaaaaataatttgaataaatgattaaattaataaaatatataaagttaaatttatattaatttaaggaattttcaatgtattaattgaattaaattttgaataattatttaatacatcttaaaatttaagattttaccatataattaaaaaataaaaaatttatatttaaaataaatatatcaataagaCGTGACAAAATCTCAACTTATTTCAACATAAATTTTATTTCGTGTTTGAGAgattttaaaactaatttaactCAACCGTCAACTACTATTTTTTATTGGAATTAATTTAACcatgtatatgttttattaatattttttaaaaaatatgattctgaataaattattattttaatagtgaaAATGAgagtattaaaaatatgttataaatgGTGAAACCAGGTACGCAGTGGTAGCAAATATAATAGCAAGCATATATGCAGCAATTTCATTAGTAATCATGTTGGGATCCAGAAAAGGAAAGTCGAGCACAAGATTGGGTCAAATGGTGGGAGTGGTGGACCTTTTAATGGTGGGATTGCTATTTTCGGCCAACGGTGCCGCCTTAGCCATCGGGCTGATGGGGTACAAAGGCAACTCTCACGTTCAGTGGAACAAAGTTTGCAATGTGTTCGACAAATTTTGTGACCAAGTCGCTGTTTCCATTCTTCTTTCTTTACTTGCTGCCTTGGCTTTTACTGCTTCGGTAGCCATTACTCTTCTTAAGTTCCATAAGAGATTTGCATCTAAATCGTGAATttcagtttatttttattttaattgttgtattttgtatgttaacaaaaataaaatattttaaatgtaataGCATGTATGTGAATTATTGGCTGTCGTGATTTATCATTTTATTGCTATGGgtggattttatttatttataataaataagcAATCGAGTTATCTATTCGaactaaaaaaattcaagttgatctatttaattaactttttataaTACATAGTATCAACAAAAGAAGAGAGAAGTTAGACGGCTAAAAAACTCATAGTATAATAAGGTTTTGAATAGAGAGAAGTCCGCTTATTAAATGATATGggcaaaatactaaaaaaaagtcactttttttttaaatttattgaaatgggcccagtattttattatttaccggaatgggcccttTTCCTCTAAATTGTGTCCACGTCACCGCGAAGTCAAGGGACATGCTAGGAAATTGTGGCCACGTCAGCGCTCTTTGCTGACGAGGCAATAAAGCTCGTCCACGAAAGCGCGATTTGTGTGCATGTCAggaaagcgcgctgacgtggccgtAATTTGTTGTCACGTAGTGCGCCTTTGGGGACGCGATTTGCTCCGTGCGTGAACAGTGCAAGGATCATTTTTTTGACCGTtaccccccaacggtaaaaaaaatctataaatacccccaccccttattttttttcacaaactaatcctttctcaaatttcctctcaatttgctctcaaattccttccaaatttctctgaaatccatatttaatcgcaatttgctcttaaatttctcttaaatccctatttttaaataattttatttttaaaattttttttaaatcgtaaaaatttgtacaATTTCAGCAATGGCCGAAGAATTGACTTGTCTTGATAAGCAGCACATATCCgtcaaacaaatgaaaatggtaagtgttaaatttaatttttaaatattatttaagatttttttatttatgcatttttagataattattaatttattatttgttataaaagtctgtagattggatattggaatgcaatatccggaatatgcatgctcctccatcaccgttggtagagaactacctgcgggaagcgggtttttggcacgtggcgacggtaggctagggatgcaaggtggacccgaaacttatcagtgcgttgatggagaggtggagacccgagacacacacattccatcttccatgtggggAGTGCACTATCACGTTGGAAGATGTCAGTCTGTAATTGGTATTACCGGTGGACgggtacccagtcaccgggtATGCCCAATCTAGCGATTGGAGAGCGGTGTGCTatgagcttttgggcgctattccggagaaaatagacggaggtaagatcgagatgggctggttacgagacacattcctgGATCCGGATGATGATTCAACTGAAgtagaaagaatccgatatgctcgggcatacattcttcagataattggaggttatttGATGCCAGACTTGTCAcggagccgcgtacatctaagatggctgctgaaactcgttgattttagagcaatTGGTGAATTGAGTtaggggtctgccgtcttggcgaCATTATATCAGGAGATATGCGGGGCGACGCTACCGACTAAAGCAAAAATCGGacgttgcctgtcactactgcagtcacGGGCACGGTTTCACTTTCCATTTCTACGCCCTcaagtggaccacccatatacattcccactcataacgaggtaaattttatattagattttacaattattatgtagattttaaaaaataaaagtatgctaaaaatttatttaattaggtggaaccatccggcaagttatgctcgattacctacctctcttgaagatatacggcttctattagaccaacagtcgaaagcacaagtaagtattaaataaaattgatacttccatcattcgctagtcgattggtatttagtatttagtagtatatatataactaatatttctatcatgttcatatagtttcaatggacaccatatgaggatccgacaattcggacagtaattccggatgagttCTTACAAAATCCAAACGCTTGGCACGCGAAAGTCGCATTGATCAGCTATGCGACCGTGGAGATGCACCAATCAGACAGAGTGTTACAGcaatttggatgtagacaaccgattcctgtGGCATTTGAGGTGTTTGATgatcaccacaaaatcgacctacgACAACTGCATATGGATTGGCCGAGATATTGGTCCCACTATATCGAAATGTGGGAAGATCAGTATGAATATATACCTACTatggaaccgatcatcgttccggagttagcgtgcgtgccggaatacatgtcatggtttaggatccatggcaagccgtatttactgtcGGTAGAGGAGAGGCAGTGGCAATTATGTGTCCAAAGGGAAAGACGCGGGCTTTTAAATCCAAGACGACAGGATGATGACGCTGGCCCCacaacgaggcccagacattcacccggcCCATCATTAGCGGCCATtcaatcaccaggcccaacgaGATCATCGACTCAGTCACCCGACCCAGCAgttcaaccgatgatacccacAGCACAACCTTTTCAGATGATGCTAGGTGCATTTCTTAGCCcatttatgtatcctaacccttatatgttttctttttcgAGTCTTATGGCAGGTTGCAGTCAATGGCCCtgttcagctccatttcctgttacgccgagtggaccgccgatgtataggccagcgacgcacgagggatcgcaagagaggccgtcggggagctcttctttttaccaattcCCACCACCGTATGGGTTTTAAACACCGTCGgcgttggtgatgcaaacacctccacattcactattctatcaaggtgaCTCATCTTCTCAACTCCGACAACCAGATTCCCTATCGGAAGAACCAGAATCCTCGCCGGAGGAACCACAACTGCTGCCGAAAGCTTGACAAagaaggaatccagcgcgtaaccgccGACGGCTGCCATAAGGCACTGAATCCGGCGGGCACGGagattgaattgtattttaatttatttgtacaaatattttgaatattttgatattatttaatgtaataaaatagaaatttttttgagttattacttaaaaaccctaaaataaaaatttataaatttataatatataatcaaatgcataatttaattgacaaaccctaaacccttaacttaaaaaccataaccctaacccttaactttaaaaccctaaacttttaacttaaaaaccttaaacccttaacttaaaaactctaATCCTtgactttaaaaccctaaacccataacttaaaaaccataaacccttaacttaaaaatcctaaacccttaacttaaaaaccctaacccttaactttaaaaccctaaactcgtaacttaaaaaccctaacccttaactttaaaaccttaaactcttaacttaaaaactctaaacccttaacttaaaacacTAACCATTAACTTAAAAACACTAACCCTTACTTAAAACCCAtaacccttaactttaaaaccctaaaccttaacttaaaaaccctaaacccttaacttaaaaaccctaacccttgactttaaaaccttaaacccttaacttaaaaaccctaacccttaacataaaaccctaacccttaacttaaaaccctaacccttaacttaaaaaacttaacccttaactttaaaaccctaaactcttaacttaaaaaccataaacccttaacttaaaaaccctaacccttaactttaaaaccttaaactcttaacttaaaaaccataaacccttaacttaaaaaccctaacttttaactttaaaaccctaaacccttaatttaaaaccctaaacccttaacttaaaaaccttaacccttaactttaaaaccctaaactcttaacttaaaaaccataaacccttaacctaaaaaccataaacccttaacctaaaaacacTAACCCTtgactttaaaaccctaaacccttaacttaaaaaccctaacccttaactttaaaaccctaaacccttaatttaaaaaccctaaacccttaacttaaaaacactaACCCTTAACTTTAAAATCCTAAACCTTAACTGTAAAACTCTAAACTCtcaaattaaaaaccttaaacccttaacttaaaaaccctaacctttaacttaaaaaccataacccttaaatttaaaaccttaaacccttaacctaaaaaccctaaacccttaacttaaaaaccttaacccttaactttaaaaccctaacccttaactttaaaaccctaacccttaacttaaaaatcctaacccttaacttaaatataatttgataattttactaaccattaatacaattatcaattaataattttacattcacataatgttagatttgaaaAATTGTTTTGACTGgtattaacaattaataatttgatataatttgataattttactaactattaatacaattatcgattaataattttacattcacataatgttagatttgaaaaaatgttttgactggtactaacaattaataatttgatataatttgataattttactaacaattaatacaattatcaattaataattgaaaaaaatataatttgtttacaattacattcaactattgcggtTAGGGCATGATCAACTTATGtggcctggattcctacaccatctgcacaacttctgttgactggctgttttttggatatccatattgttacgtattctagtcgagcaaggtcgatcCTTTGGTTTGCGATGCAATTTTCTATCTGGTAACAgtttaaaaggagcaagagatacgggcggccacttacgttcatctgggaccggtgggaaaacgtgtctccagacgttgtacatattttctaatttgtacacttcgtccacatagcTCATTGGATCCAGATGGAGATTCTGATAAGCTccaataacatgagcgcatggataatgaAGTGCATCAATcatcccacagtcgcaagtcctatttcgcaagtgtacacgatattgcccgccaacaacatCTTGGTGCGgcctgtcaaactctgtcacacgaaaccataagttgtctcgatcgtgacacactgtgtgcatggtgttcgcccgcgccttggccttgttaatttcttgaactaccttactgcaccatacatggtgccgccaaatgaaaatatgtctctcgcacaactgatgttatcggtagatggcgcgttccttttagaataaaatttatgtattcagccaggtttgaggtcatatgaccatatgtTGCAAAGGTAGTCCGCGCCTTCTTCGTTAATTGAACGTAAATTTGCCAACATCTCGTGGAAAcggtctttatttatttcataccctaccaatataagttcatagcgaatattacataccacttCTTCATTTacaactaattcaaattgacaattAAAAGAACAGAGATAGacactaaatacccatgttggtcacttgtcgtcgttcgctcttagatggatattacctgtagtagttggaagcaacgtgccttaggcaatatcgatggtgtgtacgctgccataagcttccctgtcgatcaaatgcagctagtataccagAGCCTTGATCTGacataacacagatatcaggttgggggcacacatgcctccttaacctagagagaaagaaatcccaatcATCAGGCGGCTCCTCCCGTGTTATTACAAATGCAATTGTAAGAATTCTCTCACCGCTATCCCGTGCCACTGCAAgtaatagccgatgagtatacctaccaaacataaaggtaccgtcaatttgtaccaatggcttgcagtatggaaatgtgTCTcaacattgcttaaaggtccaaaacatgcgtttgaacacttggcatccacgtagcaatcgaccgttgtagtacgcatgttccgtttcaaggtctgtgatggcacctgggacgtatctctctagcacttgacaccattgccatatttcattatatgaggcgtcccacccactatgcatcttctccaataccttttgcttagctatccaagccttgcaaTAAGAGAGCGTGTACCctatttggctacggatattggcaattaacaccggCACTAAAGTTCTGGGATCTGCTTTCACCGTAGGCaatatcaagctagctaacatagctgaatccatcttaggatgatcttgtgaaacacctataaatggagtacattaaataatgcaacattacataataacagtattattcagAAACCATCAATACTGTACCTACAGCACATTGTATGGGGactttgtactttttaatctcccacaaccctgtccttttccttaaTGAGgagtagattttccatgaacatgtgccgtcttgaACCGCACAGTTTGCCTTAAACTTATCAAATTTGGATTTAACGATGTGGTAGTTAACACCATTTTTGacgctatgttgtttcaaagtaccaataaaactatccttattggtaAATTGATTACCAACTTCATATTCACCCGAATCTAGCCCCGAACTTGTATGATCACGCAACTGGTGTGGTAGAtttggaaactctaacgcattaTCTAcagatagatcgacattatgcatgtgggctggaggtgagtatgctctgaatcgtggattttcttcttcatctgaactcctttcagcatcttcaggttctgttagaataggctccggttcagaaaataagccaacttctgcaccatcgggcccgagctctcgaggtggatccacatcagagtcatcttctaacccacaatcatctacAGCGTACAAGGTAccctcaccggttgacgtcgtagggagtacatcatcccttcttctgggtaTTTCATAACGTCCCAAATTGGATGTaaattgccaaccactagaacttgatgccgtTCTCCAGTACGTATTTCTAGCATCAAACATTGAGCCAcagacgtacatgtcccatccaccgacaaaGTGTCATGTAGGGGATGTGCATTTGacaccgctaccaaacatgggcTGTTCCGTGTTTTGTAACCCACTAACCTAGTGTCGGCCAGAAGTGTGTATACATTTTGAACACCGGTCGCAAGTACATCATTTGGcaatgtaaattgtacatataactcaatataaggtgctccactagTAAGATgggtctgcaccattgcctccaagctacgagcaccttttatgtcgagcgagtcatatgtcaccggatcaacagaagaacaaaatcgatacgtaataGACATAACTTTCATTGACTTCGTTCcaaaaattttacgcctaattatTTTACGAAGttttgtcaaatctatgttctggttaaaaaccagtcgaaCCGTATTCTCGGACAAAAAAATAACACCATTCTcagtgtggcaaacctcaccataatagtaaataacaacactaatatgTTCACTaatatttgaaactttaaccttcttagcctctctaaattgtttttgctgtgacttatgcattctgagaacattttTTTGCCTTATTTATAGCCTCAGCCAAAACATGCTATTGTAGCAAAAGCGCATCctcgagggcgcgatttcacaaattcttctcaaatagcatcctgcttgaagcattttttttaaactatttgctTAAAAACGTCAAgcgaaattatttcttccaggacctacttagtaaaagcgcgtccacgagagcgcgatttcacaaattcttctcaaatagtatcctgcttaaagcgtttttttaaactatttcctcagaaacgtcaactcgaaattatttcttccaagacctattgtagcaaaagcgcgtccacgagggcgcgatttcataatttcttctcataaagcatcctgcttgaagcatttttatactatttgctcagaaacgtcaactcgaaattatttttcatgacctactgtagcaaaagcacgTACACGTGGGCGCGACTTTAGAAATCCTTCTGATGAAGCATCTTGCtttgattttatcttaaaaacccataaacacgaaacgtaatccaattttgaataaattataattaatttaattaggaaaccctaaaccctaatcccttatttatttacttttttctcTAAAACACTAGAAACCATAAAAACCTTAagccctaaaccttaaaatccaAAAACCTAACGTGGGAAAAATAGGGAAATTGCATCCCTAGGGGCGCGctacgtggcaacaaatcgcacTTTTGTAGACGCGCTTTGTTGCCTCGTCAACAAAACGCGCTGAGGTGGCCGCGATTTCCTGGCACGTCCCCTGACTTCGCggtgacgtggacgcgatttaggggaaaatggcccattttggtaaataataaaataccgggcccatttcagtaaatttaaaaaaagtggctttttttggtattttgcccaAATGATATATTGAGATATTTATAGAAAAATTGAGAATCTAATGGAGGGCCTAATTGAGCCCACAATAGGTGAGTGCCTAATGAAGGACTCAACCAGATTCAAATTGTGATAATGATATAACAATAATATCTTTTCAACCGAGAAATGAATTATAATAAAGTGATCATACCTCGATACCATCAATAAAGTACCTCTTCATTTAATAGCCATTGCAACGGTCAAATTTCAAGATTCAAAGTGAATTTTGACGGCACTCAAAATTTGCTCAAGGTCTTTTAAACAATCTTCACCTTCTCTTGACTTCAAGTTTGGGTTACATGTTATCAATTAATATTAACCCAAAATTTGAAAGTTCGTTTTCGTTACATTCCTAGATTGCTTAATGAAGCTATAAACCACATGGCAAATTATGCTTCTATTGGAGTCTCATGGTTA
Coding sequences within it:
- the LOC107913652 gene encoding CASP-like protein 1E1, whose protein sequence is MESESNNKVSNGLDGSTGAESMARRGNTCELILRVVALALTVAAAIVLGVDKQTKVVPIQIAPTLPTVNIAAQAKWHYLSALVYAVVANIIASIYAAISLVIMLGSRKGKSSTRLGQMVGVVDLLMVGLLFSANGAALAIGLMGYKGNSHVQWNKVCNVFDKFCDQVAVSILLSLLAALAFTASVAITLLKFHKRFASKS